A window of the Oncorhynchus kisutch isolate 150728-3 linkage group LG12, Okis_V2, whole genome shotgun sequence genome harbors these coding sequences:
- the LOC109900473 gene encoding F-box only protein 8 → MGQGLWRVARNQQLQQEYGEHWDAGPGLDGDPQDLGMEMGVNPGQAPPSPGVGDLPPHPHPRRHPQHCQGADIYQLLRARRGKEQQGFIDLEMLPPELSITILSYLNATDLCLASCVWQDLGHDEYLWQGLCKSTWGHCSIYNRRLPYGFSYRRLYMMLDEGSLTFNANHQEGISYFMSKGILVDHPKELAKFIFCTRMLNWKMLRVYLDERRDVLDELVTLHNFSNQFLPNALRDFFRHIHAPEERGEYLETLITKFSHRFCACNPVLVRDVGLSPDAVYVLCYSLILLSIDLTSPHVKNKMSKREFIRNTRHAAQNISEDFVGHLYDNIYLIGHVAA, encoded by the exons ATGGGTCAGGGGCTGTGGAGGGTGGCCAGGAACCAGCAGCTGCAGCAGGAGTATGGAGAGCACTGGGATGCTGGACCTGGCCTTGACGGAGATCCCCAGGATTtggggatggagatgggggtTAACCCAGGCCAGGCTCCCCCCTCCCCCGGGGTGGGCGACCTGCCACCTCACCCCCACCCGCGGCGCCACCCCCAGCACTGCCAAGGGGCAGACATCTACCAGCTGCTACGTGCCCGCCGGGGGAAGGAGCAGCAGGGTTTCATAGACCTGGAGATGCTTCCTCCAGAGCTCAGCATCACCATCCTGTCCTACCTGAACGCTACAGACCTCTGTCTGGCATCCTGCGTGTGGCAGGACCTGGGCCACGACGAGTACCTCTGGCAGGG TTTGTGTAAGTCCACATGGGGTCACTGTTCCATCTACAATAGAAGGCTTCCCTATGGCTTCTCATATAGAAGACTCTACATGATGCTAGATGAAGGCAGTCTGACGTTCAACGCTAACCATCAGGAG ggTATCAGTTACTTCATGTCCAAAGGCATACTGGTGGACCACCCCAAGGAGCTGGCCAAGTTCATCTTCTGCACTCGCATGCTCAACTGGAAAATGCTGAGGGTATACCTAGATGAGAG GAGAGATGTGTTGGACGAGCTGGTCACGCTGCACAACTTCAGTAACCAGTTCCTGCCCAACGCACTGAGGGACTTCTTTAGGCACATCCACGccccagaggagaggggagaatatCTGGAGACGCTCATCACCAAGTTCTCCCACCGCTTCTGTGCCTGCAACCCTGTCCTGGTCCGGGACGTGGGTCTCAGCCCAG atgCGGTGTATGTGCTCTGCTACTCGCTCATCCTGCTGTCTATAGACTTGACCAGCCCGCACGTCAAGAACAAGATGTCCAAACGCGAGTTCATCCGCAACACGCGCCACGCTGCCCAGAACATCAGCGAGGACTTTGTCGGCCATCTTTACGACAACATCTATCTCATCGGCCACGTGGCGGCCTAA